In Pseudomonas sp. DNDY-54, a genomic segment contains:
- a CDS encoding AzlC family ABC transporter permease: MRNVLSLFSRAASLQRDGERVTALHRVTPTALAIVPVSMLFGVLAARADWTLLEILAVSALGFSGSGQFALLPLVDANAGFLTMLLVTASINSRYLPIAYASASRLPRSVTKRAFVAHMLGDEAYATEEESDSRRSAFLIRAVIFGAWVASGLLGALLGQFIPGEWFGEGVNLGFPASVVLMYLSVCQLRSRLLLSQSDPRDRSGLLAASGLCVGVALLLINLIGAHYFWIPSILVATAILGWAKL, from the coding sequence ATGAGAAACGTCCTGAGTCTTTTCAGCAGGGCCGCAAGCTTGCAACGTGATGGTGAGCGCGTGACTGCCCTTCACCGAGTTACTCCAACGGCTCTGGCAATCGTTCCGGTGAGCATGCTGTTTGGTGTGCTTGCTGCACGAGCTGACTGGACCTTGCTGGAAATTCTCGCGGTAAGTGCGCTGGGGTTTTCCGGAAGCGGCCAGTTTGCGCTGCTGCCGCTAGTCGACGCCAACGCCGGCTTTTTAACGATGTTGCTCGTCACCGCCTCAATCAACAGCCGGTATCTTCCGATCGCTTATGCCTCAGCAAGCCGCCTGCCGCGATCCGTTACAAAACGGGCATTTGTTGCTCATATGCTAGGCGATGAAGCGTATGCGACAGAGGAGGAGTCCGACAGTCGGCGATCAGCTTTTCTGATACGAGCAGTGATTTTCGGGGCGTGGGTGGCGTCAGGCTTGCTTGGCGCGCTGCTCGGCCAGTTCATTCCGGGAGAGTGGTTTGGTGAGGGTGTAAATCTAGGTTTCCCAGCAAGTGTTGTTCTTATGTATCTATCCGTGTGTCAGCTCCGGTCCAGGTTGTTGCTTTCGCAGAGCGATCCGCGCGATCGTTCCGGTTTACTTGCAGCGTCCGGATTGTGCGTAGGCGTCGCCCTGCTATTGATCAATCTGATCGGTGCTCACTATTTCTGGATACCTAGCATATTGGTTGCTACCGCCATCCTAGGTTGGGCAAAACTATGA
- a CDS encoding 2OG-Fe dioxygenase family protein, with translation MITATVQLQQDTPADNEFLTNGFCIIDMPVMSEIFQASFANLPRDSHSPSRLRQIRLSQYMGFWDESEWLFALLPQRKYVQSARYIKLAEAGGVPRHRELLEVDPSPLIGRVLDTLPVSKKDLFQINVNQIRVVANELFRGVTVPEGPHRDGHEYSVIAVARRTNVKGGETQVIDPTSNEVVHRQTLKENQAIIIDDERYIHYATNIEPVEGEAGFRDIWVIEVNHWENRAYGRVHEKLAMASEVK, from the coding sequence ATGATCACCGCCACGGTTCAACTACAACAAGATACGCCAGCTGATAACGAGTTTTTAACGAACGGCTTTTGCATAATTGATATGCCGGTCATGTCTGAGATTTTCCAGGCCTCGTTCGCGAACCTCCCACGTGACAGCCATAGCCCGAGTCGGCTCCGACAAATTCGCCTTTCTCAGTACATGGGGTTCTGGGATGAGAGTGAATGGCTATTCGCTTTGCTGCCTCAAAGAAAATATGTCCAGTCCGCGCGCTATATCAAGCTAGCTGAGGCTGGCGGAGTACCGAGACATCGGGAGTTGCTTGAGGTAGATCCCTCACCGCTTATTGGTCGGGTGCTTGACACTCTGCCGGTAAGTAAAAAGGACCTGTTTCAAATAAACGTCAATCAGATCCGGGTGGTGGCGAACGAACTCTTTCGCGGCGTGACCGTACCTGAAGGACCACATCGCGATGGACATGAGTACAGCGTAATTGCCGTGGCTCGCCGAACAAACGTCAAAGGGGGGGAGACGCAAGTCATTGATCCAACATCGAATGAGGTAGTCCATCGACAGACATTAAAGGAGAATCAGGCCATCATCATTGATGATGAGCGATACATCCATTACGCGACTAATATTGAGCCCGTCGAGGGAGAAGCCGGTTTTCGAGACATCTGGGTGATTGAAGTCAACCATTGGGAGAATCGTGCATACGGTCGAGTTCATGAAAAACTGGCAATGGCGTCAGAGGTCAAATGA
- a CDS encoding radical SAM/SPASM domain-containing protein: MNQLDTEFYVVSDDVIQNRVGDRYATYHRLLGGLFFLDDAGQELLETYRKQRPIQATILTDEAQTREEELTQQLIARHILVPASSLRMPSEPAPLEKKVNIIQLILANACNFGCTYCFEGVQGKEMSAEDEYNKVDSSRLIAREGIKVNIEDSIYASKERFDHQYDPKNRSMKPADGIAYVESALAVARSEGVHEVMLQFFGGEPLLNWRTIHTVLERFGNGESDGVKINYSTVTNGSLITDEVAQAFARYQVAVCVSFDSPTSPSRPLKNGDDSTPVVMQGLRTLQKFGNRVAINAALTSSTWGDFNNSIVDVAVDVGAREIGVVVDFDPTFYSDFGTQNIVDRLWKVVEYGRTRGVVLTGYWHQIFQVMLGFDSVSYRGFKNCSAKGAQFSIEPNGSVFACKAGSTLLGDIRDGAEILNSQPYLKHAGLRRDNPEFCRGCEIEGFCGGLCLGPLEKKFASVDSVEPSACDFYRGITRKHIESLRPYEIATFDLQPA, translated from the coding sequence GTGAACCAGCTCGATACGGAGTTCTACGTTGTCTCCGACGACGTCATTCAAAACCGCGTAGGTGATCGATACGCAACCTATCACCGCCTCCTGGGTGGACTGTTCTTTCTCGACGATGCCGGCCAAGAGCTGCTTGAAACGTACCGTAAGCAGCGGCCGATACAGGCGACGATTTTGACCGACGAGGCTCAGACAAGAGAAGAGGAACTGACCCAGCAGCTCATCGCTCGGCATATCCTCGTACCGGCCAGTTCTCTTCGGATGCCGAGTGAGCCTGCGCCGCTGGAAAAAAAGGTCAACATCATCCAGTTGATTTTGGCCAATGCCTGCAACTTCGGCTGTACGTATTGCTTCGAAGGCGTCCAGGGCAAGGAAATGTCTGCAGAAGATGAATACAACAAAGTTGACAGCTCCAGGCTCATCGCCCGTGAAGGAATAAAGGTAAACATCGAAGACTCGATATATGCCTCGAAGGAGCGCTTTGATCATCAGTACGACCCGAAGAACAGATCGATGAAGCCGGCAGATGGTATCGCCTATGTCGAGTCCGCCCTCGCTGTGGCTCGTTCAGAGGGCGTGCATGAGGTAATGCTCCAGTTTTTCGGAGGTGAACCCCTGCTCAACTGGCGGACTATTCATACTGTGCTTGAACGGTTTGGCAATGGGGAAAGTGATGGCGTCAAGATCAATTACTCGACCGTTACAAACGGGTCGCTAATCACTGACGAAGTAGCTCAAGCATTCGCCAGGTACCAAGTGGCTGTTTGCGTCAGCTTTGACTCGCCGACTAGCCCTAGTAGACCGCTTAAAAACGGTGATGACAGCACGCCCGTCGTGATGCAGGGGCTTCGAACGCTCCAGAAGTTTGGAAACCGGGTGGCTATCAATGCAGCGCTAACTTCCTCAACTTGGGGCGATTTCAATAACTCGATCGTGGATGTTGCTGTCGACGTAGGGGCACGAGAGATTGGCGTTGTAGTGGATTTTGACCCTACGTTCTATTCAGATTTCGGGACCCAGAACATCGTCGATCGCCTCTGGAAGGTCGTCGAGTATGGGAGGACACGCGGCGTGGTGCTCACTGGTTACTGGCACCAAATCTTTCAAGTTATGTTGGGCTTCGACAGCGTGTCCTATCGTGGCTTTAAGAATTGCTCTGCTAAAGGGGCGCAATTCAGCATTGAGCCAAATGGTTCTGTGTTCGCGTGTAAGGCAGGATCAACGCTCCTGGGTGATATCCGGGATGGCGCCGAAATCCTGAACTCACAGCCTTATCTCAAGCATGCCGGCCTCCGTAGAGATAACCCGGAGTTTTGCCGCGGATGTGAGATCGAGGGATTTTGTGGCGGGCTATGCCTGGGCCCTCTGGAGAAAAAGTTCGCATCAGTTGACTCGGTCGAACCTTCCGCCTGCGACTTTTATCGGGGAATCACTCGAAAGCACATTGAGTCGCTTCGCCCCTATGAAATTGCCACCTTCGATCTTCAGCCAGCTTGA